The following proteins are encoded in a genomic region of Desulfobotulus mexicanus:
- the rbfA gene encoding 30S ribosome-binding factor RbfA, whose product MKGSPRSDRIRGRIQEVISTHLTRNIQDPRLHLVTVTGVELSRDMRIATIFFTTSIGADAQADALKGFESAKGFLKRNAAKDLGLRHMPDLRFRHDDSFDYGARMEKMLKEVLTEDQKGDGHNENSSNEDSHDPDPS is encoded by the coding sequence ATGAAAGGCTCTCCCAGATCCGACCGGATCCGAGGCCGAATCCAAGAGGTCATCTCAACTCACCTCACCCGGAACATACAGGATCCGCGCCTGCATCTTGTCACAGTTACCGGTGTTGAACTCAGCCGGGATATGCGCATTGCCACCATCTTCTTCACCACATCCATCGGCGCGGATGCCCAGGCCGATGCCCTGAAGGGCTTTGAAAGCGCCAAGGGCTTTCTCAAACGCAATGCCGCAAAGGATCTCGGCCTCCGCCATATGCCGGATCTGCGTTTCCGCCATGACGATTCCTTTGATTATGGTGCCCGCATGGAAAAAATGCTCAAAGAAGTTCTCACGGAAGATCAGAAAGGGGACGGCCATAATGAAAACAGCAGTAATGAAGACTCCCATGATCCAGACCCTTCTTGA
- the nusA gene encoding transcription termination factor NusA has product MLFSDIKRVIEQVSRDKGIPMESLIQTLEEALESAAKKKLGSHIDVEAQYNPDAGEIEVFQFREVVEEVTNPDFQLCLKDGRKLDPDCEIGDSLGSKLDTTSFGRIAAQSAKQVIIQKVKDAERNAVYDGFIDRKGEIINGIVQRVDRGDIVVNLGQTEALLPAREQIPRETYRRGDRIRASIMKVLQDSRGPQIILSRTHPQFLIALFRSEVPEVAEGVVNIETASREPGVRAKIAVSSQDSGVDPVGACVGMKGSRVQAVVQELRGEKIDIIPWNPDSARFVCNALAPAEILRVIIDEDNRAMEVIVPDEFLSIAIGKKGQNVRLASRLTGWHLDVKSEASYSQAIKEGYAALMGIPGIGMTLAEALYSEGFTTLQDVADAVVEDLLQVEGVDEDTALNMIQSALQVLASEKNKNAQQGKTDTQVEEAEETEEANSDNEDDSETTLIDENRQVPADEAATPESENE; this is encoded by the coding sequence ATGCTGTTCAGCGATATAAAAAGGGTAATAGAACAGGTCAGCCGGGACAAGGGCATTCCCATGGAAAGCCTTATCCAAACCCTGGAAGAAGCCCTGGAATCTGCAGCTAAAAAAAAACTGGGTTCCCACATTGATGTGGAAGCACAGTACAATCCGGATGCCGGGGAAATCGAAGTATTCCAGTTCAGGGAAGTCGTTGAGGAAGTAACCAACCCGGACTTCCAGCTCTGCCTGAAAGATGGCCGCAAGCTGGATCCGGATTGTGAAATCGGTGATTCTCTGGGTTCAAAGCTGGATACCACAAGCTTCGGACGCATAGCAGCCCAGTCTGCCAAACAGGTGATTATCCAGAAAGTCAAGGACGCGGAACGCAATGCCGTATACGACGGCTTCATTGACAGAAAAGGTGAAATCATCAATGGCATTGTTCAGCGGGTAGACAGGGGAGATATTGTGGTCAACCTGGGCCAGACCGAGGCCCTGCTCCCTGCCAGAGAACAGATACCTAGGGAGACCTACCGCAGGGGCGACCGTATCCGTGCCAGCATTATGAAGGTACTTCAGGACAGCCGGGGTCCTCAGATTATCCTTTCCCGTACCCATCCGCAGTTTCTCATTGCACTTTTCCGCAGTGAAGTTCCGGAAGTGGCAGAAGGTGTTGTAAATATTGAAACCGCATCCAGAGAACCCGGTGTGCGTGCAAAAATAGCCGTATCTTCCCAGGATTCCGGCGTGGATCCCGTGGGTGCCTGTGTGGGCATGAAAGGCTCCAGAGTTCAGGCCGTGGTACAGGAGCTCAGGGGTGAGAAAATTGACATCATTCCATGGAATCCCGATTCTGCCCGCTTTGTCTGCAATGCCCTTGCACCTGCAGAAATTCTCCGGGTGATCATTGACGAAGACAACAGGGCTATGGAAGTAATTGTGCCCGATGAATTTCTTTCCATTGCCATCGGCAAAAAGGGTCAGAATGTCCGACTGGCATCCCGGCTTACGGGCTGGCACCTGGATGTTAAAAGTGAGGCATCCTACAGTCAGGCCATAAAAGAAGGGTATGCCGCCCTCATGGGCATTCCCGGTATCGGCATGACTCTGGCGGAGGCCCTTTACTCCGAAGGCTTCACTACCCTGCAGGATGTTGCGGATGCTGTGGTGGAAGACCTGCTGCAGGTGGAAGGTGTGGATGAAGATACGGCACTGAACATGATTCAGTCTGCCCTTCAGGTCCTTGCCAGTGAAAAAAATAAAAATGCCCAGCAAGGCAAGACGGATACACAAGTAGAAGAAGCAGAAGAAACAGAAGAAGCAAACAGTGACAATGAAGACGATTCAGAAACAACCTTAATAGATGAAAACCGGCAGGTCCCCGCAGATGAAGCGGCGACACCGGAATCGGAAAACGAGTAA
- the pnp gene encoding polyribonucleotide nucleotidyltransferase codes for MQSTFSADIDGKTISISTGKIAKQACGTAIVQCGETVVMVTAVSSNDERDIDFLPLTVEYQEKIYAAGRIPGNYFRREMGRPSEKEILTCRLIDRPIRPLFPKGYRSEIQIIATVLSMDKENDPDILAIIGTSAALTISDIPFEGPIAGIRVARINNRFVFNPTLSDLKTPGCDMNIILAGSKTGVVMVEGGTDFVSEADVLDAIFSGHEAMQPLIRIQEQLREAAGKTKRSFTPPTVDEALAAKVYELAAAPLATALKVDDKMVRKANASAVKKQLLESLGEEGTERKNEVMSLFGSLMKKVSRKIVLEEGTRVDGRAFDKVRPISCEVGTLPRPHGSALFTRGETQVLGVLTLGSSRDEQRIETLSGDETKPFMLHYNFPPYCVGEVKRVGSPSRREFGHGALATRAIEPILPNTEDFEYTIRLVSEVTESNGSSSMGTVCAGTLALMDGGVPIKAPVSGIAMGLVKEGDQVVVLSDILGDEDHTGDMDFKVAGGEAGITSIQMDIKITELSRDIMEKALAQAKEGRLHILHEMLAAIPQTRDALSPYAPKVFTIKINPDKIRDLIGPGGKMIRAIQADTNCDLNVDDSGTVKISAANLEDAEAAKKLVLEICLEPEVGEIYTGKVVRTTDFGAFVQLKPGTDGLVHISELAHHRVKKVTDVVNEGEELKVKVLEISRDGKIRLSHKALLDPPADAPADSGNGSNDRPRRDDSSSNRPPRR; via the coding sequence ATGCAATCCACCTTTTCAGCAGACATCGACGGAAAAACCATATCCATCAGCACCGGAAAAATTGCCAAACAGGCTTGTGGCACTGCCATTGTTCAGTGCGGCGAAACCGTTGTTATGGTAACTGCAGTTTCTTCCAATGACGAACGGGACATCGACTTTCTTCCCCTCACCGTTGAATATCAGGAAAAAATCTATGCGGCAGGCCGCATTCCTGGCAACTATTTCCGCAGGGAAATGGGCAGGCCCAGTGAAAAGGAAATTCTCACCTGCCGCCTGATAGACCGGCCCATCCGTCCCCTTTTCCCCAAAGGATACAGAAGTGAAATCCAGATCATTGCCACTGTCCTTTCCATGGACAAGGAAAATGATCCGGATATCCTTGCCATCATCGGCACCTCTGCGGCACTGACCATTTCCGACATCCCCTTTGAAGGCCCCATTGCCGGCATCCGTGTGGCAAGAATCAATAACAGATTTGTCTTCAACCCCACCCTCTCGGACCTTAAAACCCCCGGCTGCGACATGAACATTATACTGGCGGGTTCCAAAACCGGTGTTGTAATGGTGGAAGGTGGTACGGATTTTGTCAGCGAAGCTGATGTACTGGACGCCATTTTTTCCGGGCACGAAGCCATGCAGCCCCTTATCCGGATTCAGGAACAGCTGCGGGAAGCCGCTGGCAAAACCAAGCGCAGTTTCACTCCCCCCACAGTGGATGAAGCTCTGGCTGCAAAGGTATACGAACTGGCGGCAGCTCCTCTGGCAACTGCCCTGAAGGTCGATGATAAAATGGTTCGCAAGGCCAATGCCAGCGCTGTCAAAAAACAGCTTCTGGAAAGTCTTGGAGAAGAAGGAACAGAACGTAAAAATGAGGTGATGTCCCTCTTTGGCAGCCTCATGAAAAAGGTAAGCCGAAAAATTGTCCTCGAAGAAGGCACCCGCGTTGATGGCCGGGCCTTTGATAAAGTACGCCCCATCAGCTGTGAGGTCGGCACCCTGCCCCGCCCCCATGGTTCCGCCCTCTTCACCCGTGGAGAGACCCAGGTGCTGGGTGTTCTTACCCTGGGATCCAGCAGGGACGAACAGCGTATCGAAACCCTTTCCGGCGACGAAACAAAGCCCTTTATGCTGCATTACAACTTCCCCCCCTACTGCGTGGGCGAAGTCAAGCGTGTGGGCTCTCCCAGCAGAAGGGAATTTGGCCATGGCGCCCTTGCCACCCGTGCCATTGAACCCATTCTTCCCAATACCGAAGACTTTGAGTACACCATCCGGCTGGTATCCGAAGTCACCGAATCCAATGGCTCATCTTCCATGGGCACAGTATGTGCCGGAACTCTGGCCCTAATGGACGGCGGTGTTCCCATCAAAGCCCCCGTTTCCGGCATCGCCATGGGACTTGTAAAGGAAGGCGATCAGGTAGTGGTCCTCTCTGATATTCTCGGAGACGAAGACCACACCGGAGACATGGACTTCAAGGTGGCCGGAGGCGAAGCCGGTATCACCTCCATCCAGATGGATATCAAAATCACGGAGCTTTCCAGAGATATTATGGAAAAAGCCCTGGCACAGGCCAAGGAGGGACGGCTGCATATTCTCCATGAAATGCTGGCTGCCATTCCGCAGACCCGTGATGCTTTATCTCCCTATGCTCCCAAGGTCTTTACCATCAAGATCAACCCCGATAAAATCCGGGATCTCATTGGTCCCGGCGGCAAAATGATCCGGGCCATTCAGGCGGATACCAATTGTGACCTGAATGTGGATGACTCAGGAACCGTTAAGATTTCCGCAGCCAATCTGGAAGATGCCGAAGCTGCCAAAAAACTGGTTCTTGAAATCTGCCTGGAACCTGAAGTTGGCGAAATATATACAGGCAAAGTTGTCCGCACAACTGATTTCGGAGCCTTTGTACAGCTGAAGCCCGGAACCGACGGCCTGGTACACATCTCTGAGCTGGCCCACCACCGCGTCAAAAAAGTCACGGATGTGGTCAATGAAGGAGAAGAACTTAAGGTTAAGGTTCTAGAAATATCCAGAGACGGAAAGATCCGTCTCAGCCACAAGGCCCTTCTGGACCCCCCTGCAGATGCTCCGGCTGATTCCGGAAACGGAAGCAACGATCGCCCCCGCAGGGATGATTCCAGCAGCAACAGACCCCCTCGGAGATAA
- the rpsO gene encoding 30S ribosomal protein S15 — protein sequence MVFTNEQKKEIIEKFKTHESDTGSPEVQIALQTHRISYLTEHLKIHKKDHASRRGLLILVGQRRRLLNYLKKKEMQRYRDIIAALGLRR from the coding sequence GTGGTATTTACCAATGAGCAGAAAAAAGAAATTATTGAAAAATTCAAAACCCATGAATCCGACACCGGATCTCCGGAAGTCCAGATTGCCCTGCAGACCCACCGCATTTCCTACCTGACCGAGCATCTGAAGATTCATAAAAAAGACCATGCCTCCCGCAGGGGGCTTCTGATTCTTGTAGGCCAGCGCAGACGCCTGCTGAACTACCTAAAAAAGAAGGAAATGCAGCGTTACAGAGACATCATCGCAGCCCTCGGACTGCGGCGCTGA
- the rimP gene encoding ribosome maturation factor RimP → MHTENKTLIHRIHDLAQPLLESQGLELVLADLVTEDGHRILRLLLDKSGGITLDDCARFAKEFGYLLDIHINIPGQYSLEVSSPGINRPLVQPRDFERFAGETIKLRTHTNIDGQRNFRGELLGITEDQVNIKLAEKTVAIPYMEIHSARLCRD, encoded by the coding sequence TTGCACACGGAAAATAAAACTCTGATCCATCGAATTCATGATCTTGCCCAGCCCCTTCTGGAATCCCAGGGACTGGAACTTGTTCTGGCAGACCTGGTTACGGAAGACGGTCACCGCATTCTACGCCTTCTCCTCGACAAATCAGGGGGGATCACCCTTGATGACTGCGCCCGTTTTGCCAAGGAATTCGGCTACCTGCTGGACATACACATCAACATACCCGGACAATACTCCCTGGAGGTATCTTCTCCGGGTATCAACCGTCCCCTGGTCCAGCCCCGGGATTTTGAACGCTTTGCCGGAGAAACCATAAAGCTGCGCACCCATACAAACATAGACGGGCAACGCAACTTCCGGGGGGAACTTCTAGGCATCACCGAGGATCAGGTGAACATCAAGCTTGCCGAAAAGACCGTTGCCATTCCCTACATGGAAATTCACTCGGCACGGCTCTGCCGGGATTAA
- a CDS encoding DHH family phosphoesterase: MKTAVMKTPMIQTLLEKSSRILLVSHVQPDGDAIGSLLGLGLSLHAKGKNIVMYNEDPVPASFAFLPGADLIVQDTGDIDSFDTLIVLDSGDAERMGKKAAKLKKIPAILNIDHHPSNTGFGTHNLIDTDAASTTVMIWRLLKEMHWDIPLDAAWGIYTGIFTDTGGFRFGNTNTEALNIAAEMTACGVHPETVATNILGSYSFSYISLLQKALASIRLCADGKLATMTLTRSMFEETGASEEEASGLVNYARYIRGVKMAVLVREKEEDADLPWKVSMRADKDIDASAIAVAHGGGGHRAAAGFSTALSPDAILDMLENQIQSQGI, encoded by the coding sequence ATGAAAACAGCAGTAATGAAGACTCCCATGATCCAGACCCTTCTTGAAAAAAGCAGCCGCATCCTGCTGGTATCCCATGTCCAGCCCGACGGGGATGCCATCGGCTCCCTTCTGGGGCTGGGACTCAGTCTTCATGCAAAAGGAAAAAACATCGTAATGTACAATGAAGATCCGGTTCCCGCATCCTTTGCCTTTCTTCCGGGGGCTGATCTCATTGTGCAGGACACAGGAGATATTGACAGCTTTGATACCCTTATCGTCCTGGATTCCGGTGATGCGGAACGTATGGGAAAAAAGGCAGCGAAGCTGAAAAAAATCCCTGCCATCCTCAATATAGACCATCACCCCAGCAATACAGGCTTTGGCACACACAATCTCATTGATACGGATGCCGCCTCCACCACCGTGATGATATGGCGTCTTTTAAAGGAAATGCACTGGGATATACCCCTTGATGCCGCCTGGGGAATTTATACGGGCATATTTACGGACACTGGCGGATTCCGCTTTGGAAACACCAATACCGAAGCCCTTAACATTGCAGCAGAAATGACCGCCTGCGGTGTTCATCCTGAAACCGTTGCCACAAATATTCTCGGCAGCTATTCTTTTTCCTATATCAGTCTTCTTCAAAAAGCACTGGCTTCCATCCGCCTCTGCGCCGACGGAAAACTCGCCACCATGACCCTCACACGATCCATGTTTGAGGAAACCGGAGCCAGCGAAGAAGAGGCCAGCGGCCTTGTCAACTATGCCCGCTACATCCGTGGTGTAAAAATGGCTGTTTTGGTACGGGAAAAAGAAGAAGATGCAGATCTTCCCTGGAAGGTCAGCATGAGGGCTGACAAGGACATCGACGCCTCTGCCATAGCCGTGGCCCATGGTGGTGGCGGCCACAGGGCAGCGGCAGGTTTTTCCACAGCCCTGTCCCCGGACGCCATTCTGGATATGCTGGAAAATCAAATACAATCTCAGGGGATATAA
- the infB gene encoding translation initiation factor IF-2 has protein sequence MGRMRVYELAKELNMTNKALLDKIGKMDAVEVRSHMSALEDGEIETIKRFVMGKDKEEEENQRVQPSVVRRRKRRSGRSGSAATQQPESLSSAGNTETPDSTAEQAENEATQPETAETAAQTTEKTPAASQTKTEESAKPAAKPAKKNKPATSAKVLFRPEAPQPEAAEEEKAETPEETAPKQESPAPSLHDVSEEAAEASDIPVKDALPETEDTAISQIETSKKTESSPRTTEGAKAEERTAEKEDAAQVARKKKKNTAAKIIKRIDPAVLAQMKSDRNPSKPAARPAPVEKPAEPDPLELLIANETPAQETAPSSGSRKKKGKDSLSKDLVESRNDDTERKSRKKGRKKSVVEGDALYNRGKKGKKGKKQEQHQKTQITVPKAIKRRIKVDDTIILAELAKRMGIKASLMIQKLMMMDVMATVNQTIDYDTATIVAGEFGFEVERASFEEENILQGHEDRPEEMITRAPVVTVMGHVDHGKTSLLDTIRKTRVATGEAGGITQHIGAYSVEMDGGRITFLDTPGHEAFTAMRSRGAKVTDIVILVVAADDGVMPQTVEAINHAKAAEVPIIVAVNKIDKPGADPDRVKRELSDKGVVAEDWGGDTIFTHVSAKENIGIDTLLEMVLLQTEVLDLKANPDKKALGHVVEAKLDTGRGPVATVLIQEGTLRTGDAVVCGIHHGKIRAMINDQGAPISEAGPSIPVEILGLSGVPGAGDELFALKDEKDARQVSTHRSQKQRAKELAKTSRMSLEKLFEQMEEGEVKELNLILKADVQGSIEAIRDSLEKMSTQEVKIHIIHSATGTVTESDISLAAVSNAIILGFNVRPGAKVHEMAKEENVDMRFYDIIYNALKDIQDAMVGMMASTFEEKVLGRAEVRQTFFIPKIGTIAGSFITDGSVFRNQKVRLLRDGVIMYDGKMSSLKRFKDDAKEVAKGYECGIGIENYNDLKTGDIIESYEIIEIKPTMKE, from the coding sequence ATGGGACGTATGCGAGTCTATGAGCTGGCCAAGGAGCTGAACATGACCAACAAAGCGCTCCTCGATAAAATTGGCAAGATGGATGCCGTCGAGGTACGCAGCCACATGAGCGCCCTGGAAGATGGTGAAATTGAAACCATCAAGCGCTTTGTGATGGGAAAAGACAAGGAAGAAGAAGAAAATCAACGGGTTCAGCCCTCTGTGGTACGTCGTCGCAAGCGTCGTTCCGGTCGTTCCGGTTCTGCGGCTACGCAGCAACCGGAATCCCTTTCTTCCGCTGGCAATACAGAAACACCGGATTCTACTGCCGAGCAGGCAGAAAATGAGGCTACACAGCCAGAAACAGCAGAGACCGCAGCCCAGACTACGGAAAAAACTCCTGCAGCTTCTCAAACAAAAACAGAAGAATCTGCAAAGCCTGCGGCAAAACCAGCGAAAAAAAACAAGCCTGCAACATCTGCAAAGGTTCTTTTCCGCCCTGAAGCACCCCAGCCTGAAGCTGCAGAAGAAGAAAAAGCTGAAACCCCAGAAGAAACAGCACCAAAGCAGGAATCCCCTGCCCCCTCTCTGCATGATGTTTCCGAAGAAGCTGCTGAAGCATCTGATATTCCGGTAAAAGATGCACTTCCTGAAACGGAGGATACCGCAATTTCACAGATAGAAACCTCCAAAAAAACAGAAAGCTCCCCAAGAACAACCGAGGGAGCAAAAGCAGAAGAGCGTACAGCGGAAAAAGAAGATGCTGCCCAGGTAGCACGTAAAAAGAAAAAGAATACAGCTGCAAAAATCATCAAACGCATTGATCCTGCAGTTCTTGCCCAGATGAAATCGGACCGGAACCCGTCCAAGCCTGCAGCCCGTCCTGCTCCTGTGGAAAAACCTGCGGAACCTGACCCCCTGGAACTTCTTATTGCAAACGAAACTCCTGCCCAGGAGACAGCACCTTCCAGCGGCAGCCGCAAGAAAAAAGGCAAAGACAGCCTTTCCAAAGACCTTGTGGAATCCCGCAATGACGATACGGAACGCAAAAGCAGGAAAAAAGGCCGCAAAAAATCTGTTGTGGAGGGAGATGCCCTCTATAACCGGGGTAAAAAGGGCAAAAAGGGTAAAAAGCAGGAACAGCATCAAAAAACCCAGATCACAGTACCCAAGGCCATCAAACGCCGCATCAAGGTGGATGATACTATTATTCTGGCGGAACTGGCCAAGCGCATGGGCATCAAAGCCAGCCTCATGATTCAAAAGCTGATGATGATGGATGTCATGGCCACGGTCAACCAGACCATAGATTATGACACTGCTACTATTGTTGCCGGAGAATTCGGATTTGAGGTCGAAAGGGCCTCCTTTGAAGAAGAAAACATTCTTCAGGGCCACGAGGACAGGCCGGAGGAAATGATCACACGGGCACCTGTGGTAACAGTCATGGGCCATGTTGACCACGGAAAAACCTCTCTGCTGGACACCATCCGTAAAACCCGTGTTGCAACAGGGGAAGCCGGAGGCATTACCCAGCACATCGGTGCCTATTCCGTGGAAATGGATGGCGGACGTATCACCTTCCTCGACACTCCGGGCCATGAAGCTTTTACGGCCATGCGTTCCAGGGGAGCCAAAGTAACTGACATTGTTATCCTTGTGGTGGCCGCAGACGACGGTGTCATGCCCCAGACCGTGGAAGCTATAAACCATGCCAAAGCCGCAGAAGTGCCCATTATTGTCGCAGTCAACAAGATAGATAAGCCCGGAGCCGATCCGGACAGGGTAAAAAGAGAACTTTCTGACAAGGGTGTTGTTGCAGAAGACTGGGGCGGAGATACCATCTTCACCCATGTATCAGCCAAGGAAAACATAGGCATTGACACCTTGCTGGAAATGGTTCTGCTCCAGACAGAAGTCCTTGATCTCAAAGCCAACCCGGATAAAAAAGCTCTGGGCCATGTGGTGGAAGCCAAGCTGGACACAGGAAGAGGCCCCGTGGCCACAGTACTGATCCAGGAAGGCACCCTAAGGACCGGAGATGCGGTGGTCTGCGGTATTCACCACGGTAAAATCAGGGCCATGATCAATGACCAGGGCGCACCCATAAGCGAAGCAGGCCCATCCATTCCCGTGGAAATTCTAGGGCTTTCCGGTGTACCCGGTGCCGGTGATGAACTCTTTGCATTAAAGGATGAAAAGGATGCCAGACAGGTGTCCACTCACAGATCCCAGAAGCAGAGGGCCAAGGAACTGGCAAAAACCAGCCGTATGAGCCTTGAAAAACTCTTCGAACAGATGGAAGAGGGTGAAGTCAAGGAGCTTAATCTTATTCTGAAGGCGGACGTTCAGGGTTCCATTGAAGCCATCCGGGATTCCCTTGAAAAAATGTCCACCCAGGAAGTCAAGATTCACATCATTCATTCAGCAACAGGGACTGTAACGGAATCCGATATCTCCCTCGCTGCGGTTTCCAACGCCATCATCCTTGGATTCAATGTCCGTCCCGGAGCCAAGGTCCATGAAATGGCCAAGGAAGAAAACGTGGATATGCGTTTCTATGACATCATCTACAATGCCCTGAAAGATATTCAGGATGCCATGGTGGGCATGATGGCTTCCACCTTTGAGGAAAAAGTTCTGGGCCGCGCGGAAGTCCGCCAGACCTTCTTTATCCCCAAAATCGGCACCATTGCCGGATCTTTCATCACCGACGGCAGTGTCTTCAGAAACCAGAAAGTCCGCCTGCTCAGAGACGGTGTCATCATGTACGACGGCAAAATGTCCTCCCTCAAGCGCTTCAAAGATGATGCCAAAGAGGTGGCAAAAGGCTATGAGTGCGGTATCGGCATAGAAAATTATAACGACCTCAAGACGGGTGATATCATTGAATCCTATGAGATCATTGAAATCAAACCCACCATGAAAGAATAA
- the truB gene encoding tRNA pseudouridine(55) synthase TruB: MHKDSILLIDKPPGLSSAAVVARVKKYSGIKKVGHAGTLDPFATGLLVVCLGKATRISRYFLGGDKSYEATLRLGTATETQDPEGRVTATLPIPDVDEKKLLKVFEKFTGPIQQSPPIYSALKHNGVPLYRLARQGKAVQKPPRQVVIHSIQPESIQLPDIRFSVHCSSGTYIRTLALDVAEALGSTGHLVSLKRTETCGFNLRQAASLDDTLNSLQASQPMSSLIPMAQALGFLPEIRVNNTLTEKIFHGKVLDTEEINSPVPGPIRVLTEDGRLAAVIRRDENRQGLFSYDAVLLPRIAAEGQT; the protein is encoded by the coding sequence ATGCACAAAGACAGCATCCTCCTCATTGACAAACCTCCCGGCCTCAGCTCGGCAGCGGTGGTGGCACGGGTAAAAAAATATTCCGGTATAAAAAAAGTGGGCCATGCCGGTACCCTTGATCCCTTTGCCACAGGCCTTCTCGTGGTCTGTCTTGGCAAAGCCACCCGGATTTCCCGTTACTTTCTGGGTGGAGACAAATCCTATGAAGCCACCCTGCGCCTCGGCACGGCAACGGAAACCCAGGATCCGGAAGGTCGTGTCACAGCCACCCTGCCCATACCGGATGTGGACGAAAAAAAACTTCTGAAGGTATTTGAAAAATTTACAGGCCCCATACAGCAAAGCCCCCCCATATATTCTGCTTTAAAGCACAATGGGGTTCCCCTGTACCGCCTTGCCCGTCAGGGTAAAGCCGTGCAGAAGCCTCCAAGGCAGGTTGTCATTCACAGCATACAGCCTGAAAGCATCCAGCTGCCGGATATCCGGTTCAGCGTACACTGCTCCTCGGGCACCTATATCCGTACCCTGGCCCTTGATGTGGCCGAAGCACTGGGCAGCACAGGCCACCTTGTTTCCCTGAAAAGAACGGAAACCTGCGGTTTTAATCTCAGACAGGCAGCATCCCTTGATGATACCCTGAACAGCCTGCAGGCCTCGCAGCCCATGTCCTCCCTGATTCCAATGGCCCAGGCCCTTGGCTTTCTACCTGAAATCCGTGTGAATAATACTTTGACGGAAAAGATCTTTCATGGCAAAGTGCTTGACACAGAGGAGATCAACTCCCCTGTTCCGGGTCCCATAAGGGTGCTGACGGAAGATGGCAGGCTTGCCGCTGTTATTCGAAGAGATGAAAACAGACAGGGCCTTTTTTCTTATGATGCCGTACTGTTGCCCCGCATTGCCGCAGAGGGGCAGACTTAA